From Gossypium raimondii isolate GPD5lz chromosome 11, ASM2569854v1, whole genome shotgun sequence:
CAGCAGCTGTTGAAGCTGAAAACGGCCGGCATCGATGGGGTAATGTCTGACGTGTGGTGGGGAATAGTGGAATCGAAAGGACCGAAGCAATACGATTGGAGTGCATACCGGAGCTTGGTGGAGCTAATCAAAGAATGTGGAATGAAAATGCAAGCTATAATGTCGTTCCATCAATGTGGTGGGAATGTAGGAGATGAAGTGACTATCCCAATCCCACAATGGGTGCTTGATATCGGGGAAGAAAACCCTGATATCTTTTACACCGATAGGGAAGGTAATAGGAACAAGGAATACCTCACTCTTGGTGTTGATCATCTCCCTCTTTTCCATGGACGAACTGCTGTCCAGGTACAGGATTTATATTTAATGCACTTACTGTAAACTCGAATGATTTTGTTATCTATACGTAGTTGAATATTGTGAATCTAAAGGGTTCATATAGCCACCCTACATCTAGTAGAGCATTATTGCAACTCCACAGAAGACCTTATATGTGTACCTTAAGAAGGCTAAGGAAAGGGTTTGGGTCTCctctccatctttttctctctctttcttcatggaagatttcatgtttaatattttggtaaCCATATCATATATTCTCAATGTGTCAAATATAGACCAGGCATATTGCATGTAAGGATTGTGCAAGGGGGATAAActggtaaattttatttttagtccctttaaaaattttgaaattataagttaaaattatgaaataataaattaattcaatgataaaattatgctttataatttagtcttacAAATTTTGAGTTCCAATCATAATTCCATCACATATCTGCGTTTGGGGAGGCAACATCATTGTAGCTCCATTATTGATAATTATTCAAACAAGTACtctttattaattatattcatcAATGCAACCAAATGGTACGGAGACAAGGACTGGGGGTTGGTATCTTTGTCTttggtatatttattttttgaacccCTTCAATTAAATCTCTTGATAAGGGTAAAGtgacaaaaattttgatatcatGTCTTAAATCAGCACCAATTCCGAAATTGATTCCTACTCAACCCCTACCCCTTtcccttaatatatatatatataatccaagttatatatatctatatatatatatatatatatataatttacacTGCCTACTGAGAAAGATTGTACAACAAATTTCAGGTTTATGGTGATTACATGAAGAGCTTCAAGGAGACAATGGCAGATCTTATAGGAGAAGTGATAATTGATATAGAAGTGGGACTTGGTGCTGCAGGCGAGCTTAGATACCCCTCTTATCCTCAAAGCCTGGGATGGGTTTTCCCTGGCATTGGAGAATTTCAggtctaaaaaaaaaaaaaacatatataggtttatttttgcttttagtccctctattatgcTGAATTTTGGTGTTTGATCTTTCTACTTTGATTTGGCAGAATTAGCCCctattcttttataatattagaagtAGGTCCAAATTGATAACATTGTTAACCATTGTTGTTAATAGTTATGACAGAGATTTTTTTGGACCtactattaatattataaaagtaggGACCAAAGTATACCAAATTATGTTAACACACTCTTAATCACTTTTATAGGGTTAACAATGGAATAGGGCAGAGACGAATGTTGTCAAATTCCCTACCACTCTAAAATTGGCACATTCTAGTCCACCACTCGTCCCATATCTATCTCCACCCTGTCCCACCTCAATTTGATTTTTGCTAACTATTTCTAATACTTTCAATCTTTTCAAAggcaaacaaatatttatacataatttttcaaaaaaaaaattaacataaaacataagGTTTTGTTTACTATAATTGTTCCATTTCcacgtaaaaaaaaaaacgatcTCATCTTGCCCCATATccacttttaaaaaaagaaatttacttcATAAGAGCGGATTGGTTCCAAATCCATCACACAGTCTGGGTCATTTCATCTCTAAATTTATACCAGCTACTAACCCTATACAAGTAGAGGGACCAAGAAGGACAGAAAAACCAATTAGACTACATGTTATATTTCCATGGAATAAAACACGTTATATGTTTCATAAAATCTACCCTACATGCAGTGCTATGACAAGTACCTAAAAGCAGCATTCAAAGAGGCAGCTACAAAAGCAGGTCATCCAGAATGGGAATTGCCAGACAATGCTGGGACATACAATGACACACCTGATTCAACAGAGTTTTTTGCATCAAATGGGACTTATCTCACTGACAAAGGCAAATTCTTCTTGACATGGTATTCCAACAATTTAATCACCCATGGTGATGATATCCTTGATGAGGCCAACAAAGCTTTTCTAGGGTGCAAGGTCAAGTTAGCAGCAAAAGTGAGTGCAAATATGCCCGACATATGTGTTGGAcatgagtattttttttaaaaattaaaatattcaatgtttttgaaaatgatgCTAGGTATCCGGGATGCACTGGTGGTACAATTCCCCGAGCCATGCGGCCGAGCTGACGGCTGGTTATTACAATCTGTACGATAGAGATGGGTATCGCCCCATTGCTAGGATGTTGTCGAGGCACGATGCTATACTGAATTTCACGTGCCTTGAGATGAGGGACTCGGAGCAAGATGCTGCGGCTAAAAGTGCGCCTCAAGAACTTGTTCAACAGGTAAAAATCGACGGTTGAATTCTATCAATACAAGAAATCTGATCTTTCGTGATGTTTTTTGTAGTTTACGAAAATGCCACAAAAGGTATGACTTTCAATGGCCTTTCTAGTAAACGTCACGGAACGTCATATTATCTGTGACGTTTTCTAAAAAAGATGAACGTTTTTGTGATGTTTTGAAGATCTATAAAAGGTTCATTAGTTTTTAGTGTGTTTCAATCCCGACTCGTGATTGAATTATCATCGAATAGGTTTTAAGTGGAGCGTGGAGAGAGCATATTGAAGTTGCAGGCGAGAATGCGTTGTCGAGGTACGACAGCTATGCGTACAATCAAATTCTATTGAACGCAAGGCCTAATGGTATAACAAACAAGGGGGTACCAAAGATGCATGGCTTCACCTACCTTCGTTCATCTGATGATTTGTTCGAAGACACCAATTTCGAGCTGTTCAAAATTTTCGTGAAGAAGATGCATGCCGACCAAGTACGTATAAGATGAGCTTTTTCGTAAGCTATTCGAGTTTGATTtagttacttttttttttcgttttgttttTGTAGGAGTATTGTTCAGACCCAGCAAAGTATGGTAAAGAATTGAAGCCATTGAAACGTTCAAAGCCGAAGATTCCGATTGAAGACCTTCTTGATGCAACCACACCAATGAAGCCGTTACCATGGGATGAAGAAACAGACATGAAAGTTGATggctgatatatatatacatatatatatatatggaagatCAAGTGCTTggattaataataaattaatgaataaaagcTCAGGCTATTAAGTGGAGAGGAATAATCAGCTTTGTTATATATATGGTGATTGTAATGGAGAAAATCTATATGCAGTGTACTTGCACCTAAGTTATATTTGTGACAGCAATAATAAGGCAGTTGTTGTTCAATTCAATTATCTGTTGGTATATTTGGTATCCCAACACCCTTCTATTCCAGTTTCGAAATTTGACCTGTGATCAAATAGGTTAAATTatccatttttcatttaagtGATCAATTCggattcaattaaataaattattttaaaattttaaaattttaaaaaatgtaattaaaaatgataaaaaaaacccaattcaACTAGTTTAACTGAATTGTGTCGATTCACGggtcaactaattttttttcttacttcAAATTGATTTATCGACTAATTTCCGATCCAACCAATTCAGTTTATTGTCAACAACCTTGCTTCATATATACACAAAAGTTTTTAAGcaaattctttcaaattttttttaagaaaatgaaagataGGCCTCTCCTAGCctaaatttatattaacatttctttaaaatattttcatttaaattaattataaaaatataaaattatttatatactgTAAAATGGACTATTTGAGTCCAATCTCATAAAAAGTTTATTCCTAGTCAAAATTTTACTTGGATTATTCAATTGTCCGGAGCTAGCGGATGATTAGAGTTATAAAAAGGATTTGATTCTTTTGATATTTGTCTCTTCATGATGATATTAAAAGCACTAAGTGTCGGTGGAGGACTAGAGTTATGATTCTTCCGATGGCTGTCTctttacattaatattaaaattactagGAGTCAGCGGAGGATTAGAGTTATGAAGAGGATTCGGTCCTCCCAGAGTGTCTCTCTTAACAAAGATATTAAAACCACCAGGTGTCTATTAGAGTTATGAAAAGGATTTGGTCCTCCTGGAGTTTCTTTCTTCGTGATGATATTAAGACCACTAGGTGATAATAGAGGATTAAAACTATGAAGAGTATTTGGTCCTTCCGGTATTTGTCTCTTCACGATGATATTAAAACCACCAGTGCCTACAAAGGATTGGAGTTATGAAGAGGATTTGGCCCTCCTAGAGTTTTTTTCGTCACGATGGTATTAAGACCACTAGGTGCCAGTGAGAGATTAGAGTTATGAAGAGGATATGGCCATCTTGGAGTTTCTGATGGGTGTTGAatccaccaaaaataatattcctAAGCCTAAACAGTAAATAAATAGCAATATAGGGGGTAGGGTCAATCCCACAGAGACTGGGATATCTAAAATTGTTGTCCAGTTCAACCAGGTTTGTGCAT
This genomic window contains:
- the LOC105761533 gene encoding beta-amylase isoform X2; the protein is MAEGKKMLANYVPVYVMLPLGIISTENVLLDKEGLKQQLLKLKTAGIDGVMSDVWWGIVESKGPKQYDWSAYRSLVELIKECGMKMQAIMSFHQCGGNVGDEVTIPIPQWVLDIGEENPDIFYTDREGNRNKEYLTLGVDHLPLFHGRTAVQVYGDYMKSFKETMADLIGEVIIDIEVGLGAAGELRYPSYPQSLGWVFPGIGEFQCYDKYLKAAFKEAATKAGHPEWELPDNAGTYNDTPDSTEFFASNGTYLTDKGKFFLTWYSNNLITHGDDILDEANKAFLGCKVKLAAKVSGMHWWYNSPSHAAELTAGYYNLYDRDGYRPIARMLSRHDAILNFTCLEMRDSEQDAAAKSAPQELVQQVLSGAWREHIEVAGENALSRYDSYAYNQILLNARPNGITNKGVPKMHGFTYLRSSDDLFEDTNFELFKIFVKKMHADQLLFFFVLFL
- the LOC105761533 gene encoding beta-amylase isoform X1, with translation MAEGKKMLANYVPVYVMLPLGIISTENVLLDKEGLKQQLLKLKTAGIDGVMSDVWWGIVESKGPKQYDWSAYRSLVELIKECGMKMQAIMSFHQCGGNVGDEVTIPIPQWVLDIGEENPDIFYTDREGNRNKEYLTLGVDHLPLFHGRTAVQVYGDYMKSFKETMADLIGEVIIDIEVGLGAAGELRYPSYPQSLGWVFPGIGEFQCYDKYLKAAFKEAATKAGHPEWELPDNAGTYNDTPDSTEFFASNGTYLTDKGKFFLTWYSNNLITHGDDILDEANKAFLGCKVKLAAKVSGMHWWYNSPSHAAELTAGYYNLYDRDGYRPIARMLSRHDAILNFTCLEMRDSEQDAAAKSAPQELVQQVLSGAWREHIEVAGENALSRYDSYAYNQILLNARPNGITNKGVPKMHGFTYLRSSDDLFEDTNFELFKIFVKKMHADQEYCSDPAKYGKELKPLKRSKPKIPIEDLLDATTPMKPLPWDEETDMKVDG